Proteins from a genomic interval of Treponema brennaborense DSM 12168:
- a CDS encoding carbohydrate ABC transporter permease — MEKKSRTATLLKPEMTASRYFRTHLFAYLLLGVFTVLFAYPILWSIISSFKTSAEIRQSPFSLPAVPQFVNYKNAWLAAHMGDYFLNSLMVTALSMTLLVILVIPCSYVLTRYHFKLRNFLRLLMMAGLFINVNYIVYPIYLMINGVSKTVFGNGLLLTDNLVTVAVINAVTSVPFSIYLLSGFLASLPTGYEEAARIDGCTNWGILLRIIVPLSLPSILTVILFQFLAYWNEYLVAQTFLITDTKRTLPVGLLSIMQEAKVATDYGRLYAGLVIVMLPVLILYCFVQKNLTKGISMGGLKG; from the coding sequence ATGGAAAAGAAATCAAGAACCGCAACGCTATTGAAGCCGGAAATGACTGCAAGCAGATACTTCAGAACGCATCTTTTCGCTTATCTGCTGCTCGGTGTTTTCACCGTACTATTCGCGTATCCCATTTTGTGGTCGATCATATCGTCGTTCAAAACCAGCGCGGAAATCAGACAAAGCCCGTTTTCGCTGCCGGCGGTACCGCAGTTCGTAAACTATAAAAACGCGTGGCTGGCCGCGCACATGGGAGACTATTTTCTGAATTCGCTGATGGTTACCGCGCTCTCTATGACACTGCTCGTCATACTGGTCATTCCGTGTTCGTACGTTCTGACGCGGTACCATTTCAAACTGCGGAATTTTCTGCGTCTGCTGATGATGGCGGGATTGTTCATCAACGTAAACTACATCGTGTATCCGATCTATCTGATGATAAACGGCGTCAGCAAAACGGTCTTCGGAAACGGCTTGCTGCTGACCGACAACTTGGTGACGGTCGCCGTCATCAACGCGGTAACGAGCGTACCGTTTTCGATCTACCTGCTTTCAGGATTTTTGGCTTCACTGCCGACCGGCTATGAGGAAGCGGCCCGCATCGACGGCTGTACGAACTGGGGCATTCTGCTGCGCATCATCGTACCGCTTTCACTGCCAAGCATTCTGACGGTCATTCTGTTTCAATTTCTTGCATACTGGAACGAATATCTGGTGGCGCAGACGTTCCTCATCACCGATACGAAACGGACGCTGCCGGTCGGACTGTTGAGTATCATGCAGGAAGCGAAAGTCGCGACCGACTACGGGCGTCTGTACGCAGGTTTGGTCATCGTCATGCTGCCGGTGCTGATTTTGTACTGCTTCGTGCAGAAAAACCTGACCAAAGGCATTTCGATGGGCGGGCTGAAAGGCTGA
- the gnpA gene encoding 1,3-beta-galactosyl-N-acetylhexosamine phosphorylase, producing MNSKNMRGRVTIPTDLDVVPQTLEILKKWGADAIRDCDGTDFPQELKDADAKIYSTYYTTRKDNAWANANPDEIQQMYLMTPFYSAPEGALRIELMKGLYPDMLKVNPKDKERWWEVIDRTAGTVVPVSEWTYNEKTGCVVIPGALPFHSYTVSFLAFIMWDPVHMYNAVVNGWKNVEHQITFDVRQPKTHEYTMRRLRTFIAEHPYVDVIRYTTFFHQFTLVFDELAREKFVDWYGYSASVSPYILDRFEKEAGYPFRPEYIIDQGYFNNQYRVPSKQFKDFQAFQRREVAKLAKEMVDITHECGKEAMMFLGDHWIGTEPFMEEFKTIGLDSVVGSVGNGSTLRLISDIPGVKYTEGRFLPYFFPDTFHEGGDPVKEAKVNWVTARRAILRKPIDRIGYGGYLKLALDFPEFIDYVQSVCDEFRTLYENIKGTTPYCVKTVAVLNSWGKMRAWGCHMVHHALYQKQNYSYAGVIEALSGAPFDVRFISFDDIRADSAVLDGIDVIINVGDGDTAHTGGSNWEDPAIVAAVKRFVWNGGGFIGVGEPAGHQYQGRFIQLADVLGVEKETGFTLNYDKYNWDSRAHFITEDSTDIDFGEGKKSMYALAGAEILVQKDKEVQLAVNGYGAGRAVYISGLPYSFENNRLLYRAVLWSTRSEDKLNTWFSTNCNVEVHAYVKNGKYCVVNNTYEPQTTTVFRGDGTSFDLALDANEIKWYKI from the coding sequence ATGAACTCAAAAAATATGCGGGGCCGCGTTACGATTCCGACCGATTTGGACGTCGTTCCGCAGACGCTTGAAATTCTCAAAAAATGGGGCGCCGACGCGATACGGGACTGCGACGGAACCGATTTTCCGCAGGAACTCAAAGACGCCGATGCGAAAATCTATTCGACGTATTACACCACCCGCAAAGACAACGCCTGGGCAAACGCGAACCCCGATGAAATTCAGCAGATGTACCTGATGACGCCGTTTTATTCGGCACCCGAAGGAGCACTCCGCATCGAGCTGATGAAAGGATTGTATCCCGACATGCTCAAAGTAAACCCCAAAGACAAGGAACGGTGGTGGGAAGTGATAGACAGGACGGCGGGAACCGTCGTCCCCGTTTCCGAGTGGACGTACAATGAGAAAACGGGATGCGTCGTTATCCCCGGCGCACTGCCGTTCCATTCGTACACGGTCAGTTTTTTAGCGTTCATCATGTGGGATCCGGTGCACATGTACAACGCGGTCGTCAACGGCTGGAAAAACGTCGAACATCAGATCACGTTCGACGTCCGGCAGCCCAAAACGCACGAGTACACGATGCGGCGTCTGCGCACATTCATTGCGGAACACCCGTACGTAGACGTTATCCGTTATACGACGTTCTTTCACCAATTCACGCTCGTATTCGACGAACTCGCCCGTGAAAAATTCGTGGACTGGTACGGATATTCCGCGTCGGTTTCACCGTATATCCTCGACCGGTTTGAAAAAGAAGCCGGCTATCCGTTCCGTCCCGAATACATTATCGATCAAGGCTATTTTAACAATCAATACCGCGTTCCGTCGAAACAGTTCAAGGATTTTCAGGCCTTCCAGCGCCGTGAAGTGGCGAAACTCGCCAAAGAAATGGTAGACATTACCCACGAATGCGGCAAAGAAGCCATGATGTTTTTGGGCGACCACTGGATCGGAACGGAACCGTTTATGGAAGAATTCAAAACGATCGGGCTCGATTCCGTCGTCGGAAGCGTCGGAAACGGCAGCACGCTCCGCCTGATAAGCGATATTCCCGGCGTCAAATATACCGAAGGGCGATTTCTGCCGTACTTTTTTCCCGATACCTTCCACGAAGGCGGCGACCCGGTCAAAGAAGCCAAAGTCAACTGGGTAACGGCACGGCGCGCCATACTGCGCAAACCGATCGACCGCATCGGCTACGGCGGCTACCTGAAATTGGCGCTCGATTTTCCCGAATTCATCGACTACGTGCAGAGCGTGTGCGACGAATTCCGCACGCTGTATGAAAACATCAAAGGTACGACGCCGTACTGCGTCAAAACGGTCGCCGTGCTCAACAGCTGGGGCAAAATGCGCGCCTGGGGATGCCACATGGTGCATCACGCGCTGTATCAGAAACAGAACTACAGCTACGCCGGCGTTATTGAAGCGCTGTCCGGCGCGCCGTTCGACGTGCGGTTTATCAGCTTCGACGATATCCGCGCCGACTCCGCCGTACTCGACGGCATCGACGTGATTATCAACGTAGGAGACGGCGACACCGCGCATACCGGCGGTTCCAACTGGGAAGATCCGGCAATCGTCGCGGCGGTCAAACGATTCGTCTGGAACGGCGGCGGCTTTATCGGCGTCGGAGAACCGGCCGGACATCAGTATCAGGGGCGGTTCATTCAGCTTGCCGACGTACTCGGCGTGGAAAAAGAAACCGGCTTTACGCTCAACTACGATAAATACAACTGGGACAGCCGCGCGCATTTTATTACCGAAGACAGTACGGATATCGATTTCGGCGAAGGCAAAAAAAGCATGTACGCACTTGCGGGAGCCGAAATTCTGGTGCAGAAAGACAAAGAAGTACAGCTGGCTGTCAACGGCTACGGTGCGGGACGCGCCGTTTATATCAGCGGCTTGCCGTACAGCTTTGAAAACAACCGGCTTCTGTACCGCGCGGTTTTGTGGAGCACCCGTTCGGAAGACAAACTCAACACCTGGTTCAGCACGAACTGCAACGTTGAAGTGCACGCGTACGTTAAAAACGGCAAATATTGCGTGGTGAACAACACGTACGAACCGCAAACCACCACGGTGTTCCGCGGCGACGGTACGAGCTTCGATCTGGCGCTGGACGCAAACGAAATCAAATGGTATAAAATCTAG
- a CDS encoding carbohydrate ABC transporter permease encodes MKTAPCPRMKNDAATKRFICTCTIPTFILYLIFVVYPIFNMFGLSFVQWNGLLGKKTFYGLKNYQILFQDSQFWLSFKNTLILIVLVTAVTFILALLFASILAKGKLKGQSFFRILFYIPNILSIVVISAIFYMFYSSDYGILGPIVRLFGKEYTGVLGDPNKVVYAIAIAMIWQAIGYYMVMYIAGMDSISDELYESASLDGATKFKQFFIITLPLTWQVIRVTLTFFIISTINMSFLFVTAMTNGAPDGASNVLLVYMSKQRANGSFGYAMAIGTVLFVFAYGIALIVNKLTEKDPLD; translated from the coding sequence ATGAAAACAGCACCTTGCCCCCGGATGAAAAATGATGCCGCTACGAAGCGTTTTATCTGTACCTGCACCATTCCGACTTTCATTTTATATCTGATTTTCGTCGTATATCCCATTTTCAACATGTTCGGACTGTCGTTCGTTCAGTGGAACGGATTATTGGGAAAAAAAACGTTTTACGGTCTGAAAAACTATCAGATCCTTTTTCAGGACAGTCAATTTTGGCTTTCATTTAAGAACACGCTGATCCTTATCGTTCTGGTTACCGCGGTAACGTTCATTCTTGCCCTGCTGTTTGCCAGTATTTTGGCAAAAGGAAAACTCAAAGGACAATCTTTCTTCAGAATATTGTTTTATATACCGAATATACTTTCAATCGTCGTCATTTCCGCCATTTTCTACATGTTTTATTCGAGCGATTACGGCATTTTAGGTCCGATCGTCAGATTGTTCGGAAAAGAATATACCGGCGTGTTGGGAGATCCGAACAAAGTCGTGTACGCCATAGCAATCGCCATGATTTGGCAGGCTATCGGTTATTATATGGTCATGTACATTGCGGGAATGGATTCCATTTCAGACGAATTATATGAAAGCGCGAGCCTCGACGGAGCGACGAAATTCAAGCAGTTTTTCATCATCACGCTGCCGCTCACCTGGCAGGTAATCCGCGTAACGCTGACGTTCTTTATCATCAGCACCATAAACATGAGTTTCCTGTTCGTTACGGCAATGACCAACGGAGCTCCCGACGGTGCAAGCAACGTGCTGCTCGTCTATATGAGCAAACAGCGCGCGAACGGTTCGTTCGGCTACGCGATGGCGATCGGAACCGTACTGTTCGTTTTTGCGTACGGAATCGCGCTCATCGTCAATAAACTGACGGAAAAAGATCCGCTTGATTAA
- a CDS encoding phosphotransferase enzyme family protein — protein MKEITDISSVISQFAIYGDFVSCKPVGNGHINNTYRSTFNQAGAAVRYTHQRINKQVFKNPAAVVENISAVTDFLRGTYAADGLDDISRRTLTLVPCKNGKLFYLDENGDYWRTYLFVENVKTFEILDSAELAVRLGKAVGDFQNRLSAYDGKKLNDTIPRFHDMRLRYAQLDEALANDVKKRAAGIASELAFLAENRERGMVLSDGLASGKLREGITHNDTKLNNILFDEKTGDALCVIDLDTVMPGTVLFDTGDLIRTATNTAAEDEKDVSKVSFNIGLFKSIIAGYMSEASAFLSPYEKSLLAESGRVITQIMAVRMITDYLNGDVYYHTDYPEHNLVRARTQIALIRSMDAQWDTVQAFVNGL, from the coding sequence ATGAAAGAAATCACAGACATATCTTCAGTCATTTCGCAATTTGCGATATACGGCGATTTCGTTTCCTGCAAACCGGTGGGAAACGGTCACATCAACAATACGTACCGTTCTACGTTCAATCAGGCGGGAGCGGCCGTGCGCTACACGCACCAGCGTATAAACAAGCAGGTGTTTAAAAATCCCGCCGCCGTGGTTGAAAACATCTCCGCGGTTACCGATTTTTTGCGCGGCACGTACGCAGCGGACGGGCTCGACGACATTTCACGGCGGACGCTGACGCTCGTTCCGTGTAAAAACGGCAAGTTGTTTTATCTGGATGAAAACGGCGATTACTGGCGGACGTATTTATTCGTCGAAAACGTAAAAACGTTTGAAATCCTCGACAGCGCGGAACTTGCCGTCCGGCTCGGAAAAGCCGTCGGCGATTTTCAGAATCGGCTTTCGGCCTACGACGGCAAAAAATTGAACGATACGATTCCCCGTTTTCACGATATGCGCCTGCGCTACGCGCAGCTCGACGAAGCGCTCGCGAATGACGTGAAAAAACGCGCCGCCGGGATTGCGTCGGAACTGGCGTTTTTGGCGGAAAACCGTGAACGCGGCATGGTGCTGTCGGACGGACTCGCTTCCGGTAAACTGCGCGAAGGCATTACGCATAACGACACGAAGCTGAACAATATCCTGTTTGATGAAAAAACGGGCGACGCGCTGTGCGTCATCGACCTGGACACGGTGATGCCCGGAACCGTGCTGTTCGATACGGGCGATCTTATCAGAACCGCAACGAATACCGCCGCGGAAGACGAAAAGGACGTGTCGAAAGTTTCGTTTAACATCGGGCTTTTCAAATCGATCATTGCCGGTTACATGAGCGAAGCTTCCGCGTTCCTTTCTCCGTACGAAAAAAGTCTGCTTGCCGAATCGGGCCGAGTGATCACGCAGATTATGGCCGTCCGCATGATCACCGATTATCTGAACGGCGACGTGTATTATCACACGGACTATCCCGAACACAATCTGGTACGCGCGCGGACGCAGATTGCGCTCATCCGGTCGATGGACGCGCAGTGGGACACCGTGCAGGCGTTCGTAAACGGATTGTAG
- a CDS encoding AraC family transcriptional regulator, whose translation MSNSRYGSTEQAGITLPVFQYISRSKFEHDWQSTLHSHPFTEFAFIESGEGSVIIEDRTYPVTSGELVVILPNCKHTELSSADNALGYYFLGVKNIQFDAGRPAGESKPLVPEYGVRPQELAQGTPSGQFGVKSAGAERLAPVLPLGSQSIKIRNLFSDIFHEVQVKQKGYELQVQSLLLQLSVFLIWRTEWLPSFTDPESASEGNSRTCAIIKDYIDNHYADKLSVEFLADKAGLSKYHFIREFSRYAGMPPVSYQLKRRVEESKYLLTSTELSIVDVAFSVGFSSTSHFSQRFKQIEGCAPLQYRKRSAAKLR comes from the coding sequence ATGAGCAATTCCCGATACGGAAGTACGGAGCAGGCGGGAATAACGCTGCCCGTGTTCCAATATATTTCAAGATCCAAGTTCGAGCACGACTGGCAGTCTACGCTGCATTCCCATCCGTTTACGGAATTCGCGTTTATCGAAAGCGGCGAAGGATCCGTAATTATCGAAGACCGCACGTATCCGGTAACGTCGGGCGAGCTGGTCGTCATTTTGCCGAACTGCAAACACACCGAACTGTCTTCCGCCGACAACGCGCTGGGGTACTATTTTCTGGGTGTCAAAAACATCCAATTCGACGCCGGCCGGCCGGCCGGAGAATCGAAGCCGCTCGTGCCGGAGTACGGTGTGCGTCCGCAGGAATTGGCACAGGGAACGCCGTCCGGGCAGTTCGGCGTAAAATCGGCTGGTGCCGAACGGTTGGCACCGGTGCTGCCGCTCGGCAGTCAAAGTATAAAAATCCGCAATCTGTTTTCGGATATTTTTCACGAAGTGCAGGTCAAGCAGAAAGGGTACGAACTGCAAGTGCAAAGTCTGCTGCTGCAGCTGTCGGTTTTTCTTATCTGGCGGACGGAATGGCTGCCGTCGTTCACCGATCCCGAATCGGCCTCGGAAGGCAACAGCCGCACCTGCGCCATTATAAAAGATTATATCGACAATCATTATGCGGATAAACTTTCGGTGGAATTTCTTGCCGATAAAGCCGGGTTGAGCAAATATCATTTTATCAGGGAATTTTCCCGTTATGCGGGAATGCCGCCCGTTTCGTACCAGCTCAAACGGCGGGTTGAAGAATCAAAATACCTGCTGACGTCCACGGAACTGAGCATCGTCGACGTCGCGTTTTCGGTCGGATTTTCTTCCACAAGTCATTTTTCCCAGCGATTCAAACAGATAGAAGGCTGCGCGCCGCTGCAGTACCGTAAGCGTTCGGCCGCAAAACTCCGTTAA
- a CDS encoding carbohydrate ABC transporter substrate-binding protein, translating to MKKQLAAVLCAALALTGLYAGGGKDGNKQVLKVAGLKGAYGDAYWQELKKGFEAAYPGTEVQLTIEAKVEDTINPQIMAGAGPDVLYLATGREAQLTEMMISSRALRDLTALLDRNVYNENVKLKDRVLSSIMGNGVTNPYAGDSTNYMLPLFFSSNGLFFNADLFYDNDGDGKEGVKKNGKYEMPATWEEFLALGEMLNAERASNPKAPYLFTYPTAGYLDTMVPASIAASAGEAVVKQAFNYEPVWERADVKAVFENLGKLRPYLLPTTVGNANGTGFKDNQQAVIDGRALFMTNGDWVKGEMADTTPTGFNWGSAPFLAFAKGGERYGTVNAEQIYISNNTKVPELAEQFILYVYSKDGLSRIAKYGNGAFVPAKGYDTIAVAQGMNPGAVAGYKGYYDGSAKVLVGSFAASSAEGVNWKQTYCFTMDSVMNGSKTVDQWIAQLKTDSAKLKANLNK from the coding sequence ATGAAAAAGCAATTAGCGGCAGTTCTCTGTGCGGCTCTGGCTTTAACCGGACTGTACGCCGGCGGCGGCAAAGACGGCAACAAGCAAGTACTTAAAGTTGCGGGTCTCAAAGGCGCGTACGGCGACGCGTACTGGCAGGAACTGAAAAAAGGTTTTGAAGCGGCCTATCCCGGAACGGAAGTTCAGCTTACGATCGAAGCGAAAGTTGAAGACACAATCAATCCCCAGATCATGGCGGGCGCAGGCCCCGACGTATTGTATTTGGCAACCGGACGCGAAGCCCAGCTGACCGAAATGATGATTTCAAGCCGCGCGCTCCGCGACTTGACCGCATTACTCGACAGAAACGTATACAATGAAAACGTAAAACTGAAAGATCGCGTGCTGTCCTCCATTATGGGCAACGGCGTGACCAATCCCTATGCCGGCGACAGCACCAACTACATGCTTCCGCTGTTTTTCTCTAGCAACGGTCTGTTCTTTAACGCCGACCTGTTCTACGACAACGACGGCGACGGAAAAGAAGGCGTCAAGAAAAACGGTAAATATGAAATGCCCGCCACTTGGGAAGAATTTTTGGCACTCGGCGAAATGCTGAACGCCGAACGCGCTTCCAATCCGAAAGCACCGTATCTGTTCACGTACCCGACCGCGGGCTACCTCGACACGATGGTTCCCGCCTCTATCGCGGCGAGCGCCGGTGAAGCTGTGGTAAAACAGGCTTTCAATTACGAGCCGGTTTGGGAACGCGCAGACGTAAAAGCAGTGTTTGAAAACCTCGGCAAACTGCGCCCCTATCTGCTGCCCACGACGGTCGGCAACGCGAACGGCACCGGATTTAAAGACAACCAGCAGGCCGTTATCGACGGACGCGCACTGTTCATGACGAACGGCGACTGGGTAAAAGGCGAAATGGCCGACACGACGCCCACCGGTTTTAACTGGGGTTCCGCACCTTTCCTTGCCTTTGCAAAAGGCGGCGAACGCTACGGTACGGTTAACGCCGAACAGATCTACATCAGCAACAACACCAAAGTTCCCGAATTGGCGGAACAGTTCATCCTGTACGTATACAGCAAAGACGGCCTTTCCCGCATTGCCAAATACGGTAACGGAGCGTTCGTTCCCGCCAAAGGTTACGATACGATCGCCGTCGCACAGGGCATGAACCCCGGTGCGGTTGCCGGTTACAAAGGATATTACGACGGCAGCGCGAAAGTGCTGGTCGGCAGCTTTGCCGCGTCGTCCGCGGAAGGCGTAAACTGGAAACAGACGTACTGCTTTACCATGGACAGCGTTATGAACGGATCAAAAACGGTCGATCAGTGGATCGCACAGCTTAAAACTGACAGCGCGAAACTGAAAGCGAACTTGAACAAATAA
- a CDS encoding MATE family efflux transporter, which yields MKTLLSARKSLIGPASFYKQALAIALPVMAQLLIQNMVSLIDNFMVAGLGDIKMSGVNIAGQINFVFLVFINTICSSGGIFMSQYNGAKDPDGMQQTFRFKILMCTVAGIAYTAISFFCPRPFLALMVHGNSESAPIIEEGVKYMRVLAFSWIPAVLAIAIGSSLREIGKVRPPLVISVAATAVNTFFNWIFIYGNLGAPRLEVEGAAIATIIARVTEITAFVVFIRKVRPPFFSRMRQLIRIKAALFFTILRKSALILISEMMWVLSETITTALYNSRGGADVVSGMAAGFAIANLFFVCFSGIFTVTGVILGGTLGANKLEEARVQKNWLLSGAAMFGVGSAVLGCMTVLLIPVVYGNLSAAAQTITRGLVLVNAAYMPIWAFVNGQFAISRTGGDTTMGVIVDVSVNGLIVVPGMFALTYLTPLGPVAMYAVIKISDFVKMAICSVWLKKERWVKNLTTMKK from the coding sequence ATGAAAACTTTACTCAGTGCGCGCAAATCTCTTATCGGACCTGCTTCTTTTTACAAACAGGCGCTGGCAATCGCGCTGCCGGTCATGGCGCAGCTGCTCATTCAAAATATGGTTTCCCTGATCGACAATTTTATGGTCGCCGGGCTGGGAGACATCAAAATGTCCGGAGTGAACATCGCCGGACAGATAAATTTCGTTTTTCTGGTATTCATCAATACGATTTGCTCGTCGGGCGGAATTTTCATGTCGCAGTACAACGGCGCTAAAGACCCCGACGGGATGCAGCAGACGTTCCGGTTCAAGATACTGATGTGCACCGTCGCGGGAATCGCGTACACGGCGATCAGTTTCTTCTGTCCGCGGCCGTTTCTGGCGCTGATGGTGCACGGAAACAGCGAAAGCGCGCCGATTATTGAAGAAGGCGTAAAATATATGCGCGTTCTGGCGTTTTCGTGGATTCCGGCCGTGCTTGCGATTGCGATCGGATCTTCTCTGCGCGAAATAGGCAAAGTGCGCCCGCCGCTCGTCATTTCCGTTGCGGCGACGGCGGTGAACACGTTTTTCAACTGGATATTCATATACGGAAACCTCGGCGCACCGCGGCTGGAAGTGGAAGGAGCCGCGATCGCGACGATAATCGCCCGCGTGACGGAAATAACGGCGTTCGTCGTTTTTATCAGAAAAGTCCGTCCGCCGTTCTTTTCTCGCATGCGGCAATTGATCCGGATAAAAGCCGCGCTCTTTTTTACCATTCTGCGCAAATCGGCGCTCATTCTCATATCGGAAATGATGTGGGTACTTTCGGAAACGATTACGACGGCCTTGTACAACAGCCGCGGCGGCGCCGACGTCGTATCCGGCATGGCGGCCGGATTTGCAATCGCAAACCTATTCTTCGTCTGCTTCAGCGGTATTTTTACGGTAACCGGCGTCATACTCGGCGGAACGCTCGGGGCGAACAAACTGGAAGAAGCGCGCGTTCAGAAAAACTGGCTGTTGTCGGGAGCCGCCATGTTCGGCGTCGGTTCCGCCGTTCTCGGCTGCATGACGGTGCTGCTCATTCCGGTTGTTTACGGAAACCTCAGCGCCGCCGCGCAGACGATCACACGAGGACTGGTGCTGGTTAACGCGGCGTACATGCCGATCTGGGCGTTCGTGAACGGACAATTCGCCATATCGCGTACCGGCGGAGACACCACGATGGGCGTCATCGTGGACGTTTCGGTGAACGGTCTGATCGTCGTTCCGGGAATGTTCGCGCTCACCTATCTGACGCCGCTCGGCCCCGTCGCGATGTACGCGGTGATTAAGATAAGCGACTTCGTCAAAATGGCGATATGCTCCGTGTGGCTCAAAAAAGAACGCTGGGTCAAAAATCTGACGACGATGAAAAAATAG
- a CDS encoding radical SAM/SPASM domain-containing protein, with the protein MPPVSLLIKPVSGACNMKCPYCFYRDITYRRTVPQPHPMSERTLETLIMKTFAYADGGCMIAFQGGEPTLAGLPFFQKALELVQRYNVKRLPVRYAFQTNGLAVTAEWAEFFRSNRILAGLSLDGPPEIHNAHRPDSAGKPTYDAVIAAADTLSRAGADFNILTVVTNRTAERVDDVYRFFRKRRFKYLQFIPCLAPLGAPQKKTGGTVPDTKPYPLTAAAYGKFLKRLFGLWYEDLKKGRYISIRQFDNYLSILQGNAPEACDMGGVCSIQYVAESDGSIYPCDFYALDEYRLGTIDSASFAELDAARKKLLFIEESKPPANECLACRYFTLCRGGCKRHRIMNAGTAAAEKHSGADDFPIHESRSPAPAFPRNYFCSAYVDFFDSCLPRLTEIARTR; encoded by the coding sequence ATGCCGCCCGTCAGTCTCCTGATAAAACCGGTTTCCGGTGCCTGCAATATGAAGTGTCCGTACTGCTTTTACCGCGACATCACATACCGGCGAACCGTACCGCAGCCGCACCCGATGAGCGAACGGACGCTTGAAACGCTTATCATGAAAACGTTCGCGTATGCGGACGGCGGCTGCATGATCGCGTTTCAGGGCGGAGAACCGACGCTCGCCGGTTTGCCGTTCTTTCAAAAAGCGCTGGAACTCGTGCAGCGGTACAACGTAAAACGACTCCCCGTCCGCTATGCGTTTCAAACGAACGGGCTTGCCGTAACGGCCGAATGGGCCGAGTTTTTCCGCAGTAACCGCATACTCGCAGGACTGTCCCTCGACGGACCGCCTGAAATTCACAACGCGCACCGGCCGGATTCCGCCGGAAAACCCACGTACGACGCGGTAATCGCCGCCGCCGACACGCTTTCACGGGCAGGAGCGGACTTTAATATTCTGACTGTCGTTACGAATCGAACGGCCGAACGGGTCGACGACGTATACCGTTTTTTCAGAAAACGCCGGTTCAAATATCTGCAATTCATTCCGTGCCTTGCACCGCTCGGAGCGCCGCAGAAAAAAACGGGCGGCACGGTACCTGATACGAAACCGTATCCGCTTACGGCGGCAGCGTACGGAAAATTCCTGAAACGGTTATTCGGATTGTGGTACGAAGATTTGAAAAAAGGCCGGTACATTTCCATCCGCCAATTCGACAACTATCTGTCCATTCTGCAAGGCAACGCACCGGAAGCCTGCGACATGGGCGGCGTTTGCTCGATACAGTACGTCGCCGAATCGGACGGCAGCATATATCCGTGCGATTTTTACGCACTCGACGAATACAGGCTCGGCACTATCGATTCGGCCTCTTTTGCCGAATTGGATGCGGCGCGTAAAAAACTGCTTTTTATAGAAGAATCAAAGCCGCCGGCAAACGAATGCCTTGCGTGCCGTTATTTTACGCTGTGCAGGGGCGGCTGCAAGCGGCATCGTATAATGAACGCCGGAACGGCCGCCGCAGAAAAACATTCCGGCGCGGACGACTTTCCGATACACGAAAGCCGTTCACCCGCTCCGGCGTTTCCGCGCAACTATTTCTGCTCCGCATACGTCGATTTTTTCGATTCCTGCCTTCCCCGCCTCACGGAAATCGCGCGCACGCGGTAA